A segment of the Peptococcaceae bacterium 1198_IL3148 genome:
CCATTGGGGTCTACATAAAACAGTGCACTGTCATGGATCGCGTAGTGGCCACCTAGCCCTTCGCGCCTTAGTACTTCCACCGGTACACCCTTTAGCAGTTTATAAATCATGGTGGCAATCATTTCCAGGTGCGCCAATTCTTCTGTGCCAATATCTGTCAGCAGGCCGCGGGCTATTTTGGTGGGCATGGTGTAACGCTGATTCAGATAGCGCAATGCTGCTGAAAGCTCCCCGTCCGGGCCGCCGTACTGTGTAAGCAAAAACTTAGCCATTTTAACATCCGGTTGGCTCACACGCACTGGGTATTGAAGTTTCTTTTGATATATCCACATAGGGTAGCTTCCCTCCTAATATTCTATTTCCCATGGCCATGGTGTTTCAATCCACTGCCAAGGATAGCCCTCGGGGCAATGACCGTGAAGCATTAACGGTCCACAATACCGTTCATACTCCATAGTTAGTTCGTGAACTCTGCGGGCTGCTCTGCAATATTCCTCAAAGGCCCTTCTATCTCTGGGGTGTGTATCTAAGAAAAGCTGTAACTCGTAGCGCACAAAGCCCCATTCCATTAACTCCTGCAATAATCTCATGCATCTTCTATCTAAAGTTTGATTAGACATTATTTTACCTCCCTCCATAAAATTAACGCCGTTTTTTAGACTTCATCCGTAGGCGCTGATTGTAGTTTAGGTAAGGCTCAGGTATTACTGGAGGCTTTCTATCTAAATAGTAAGGACTATATAATTCAGGGAACATCGTTCCTCTTCTAAGGGCTTCATTGGGCGAATAGGTGCGTCCAAATATCTGCCAAGGGATATAAGCGTAACCTAAGCACTGTAAGGGATAGTATCTACCCGGATAAGG
Coding sequences within it:
- a CDS encoding manganese catalase family protein, which translates into the protein MWIYQKKLQYPVRVSQPDVKMAKFLLTQYGGPDGELSAALRYLNQRYTMPTKIARGLLTDIGTEELAHLEMIATMIYKLLKGVPVEVLRREGLGGHYAIHDSALFYVDPNGVPWTAAYIQAQGDPVADLTEDMAAEQKARQAYEQLLSLTDDPLLKDGIRFLREREVVHFQRFGEALNNVQGFMNSKKFF
- a CDS encoding spore coat protein CotJB — translated: MSNQTLDRRCMRLLQELMEWGFVRYELQLFLDTHPRDRRAFEEYCRAARRVHELTMEYERYCGPLMLHGHCPEGYPWQWIETPWPWEIEY